In one Roseburia intestinalis L1-82 genomic region, the following are encoded:
- a CDS encoding leucine-rich repeat domain-containing protein yields MKKRMIAWLLCACMTFTAAPEMLLADVAGNAQQTQEENSFKEKGTVETQTVEQDDEKSAVTEKKETDQADEEDHNAGRLAEEESGAAGTEIVTEETEEPETTIVTEETEEPETKVVTEETEETETKNVTEEPEQAETENVTEETESTEEILKRALSGDEISRIDWVQELVTLFDLTVDEDNYPDNYYSDISTDDSFYRDVMVACEFGMIDLEAGEEFRPEDAVTREFAAQTMNTMLGFVPETDSYTYQDTADVTYKEAAQIAIDRGWVTVAAGKFLPEQSLTTEEHDAMIADAKKVLADAQIETGKENTCTFASGVVVVPKGTAVSIDVDGIVMIENCPVTIKQGTTFAVYVNDIVMAYKAESVRTDGTTTYITTSDADDGAVLNVDQQGELDVDMTEFIPADEETYVANGVTVTEGMTRGISYKNNTLRADKTISVSDDVTATVSVVISNMKVNYSLNNNDYYFSVSGDMEYSCNVKGDAFKDINHTLTLGAVPLGGVGMLTLAMEYNLSGEATLTVEKEFEAGFAYSDGFRIVGNSHKKGFSFSAEADLTTGIVLSAKATLGIVSGDIYAKTGARMNIKYVRYSSGTPTYCASQAAYLYASVGASAKIGVGIASKTFSKSIEIWGKNNSPVRVYYHIEDGVLRTSCTRGKEFAAQGGWTSYWTSPGSRYFNPAGAGSYFDAGAGAGGAIVPIYTYTLDDANRATITGYSGNATALYIPGEIDGHEVVAIGDRAFENRTDLRTVMIPDSVEKIEFEAFYNCINLKIVDLSSNLTTIGYDVFGNCKSISKIEIPKSLKKFDGTWGRGTNLSYGAFGGCSNLKTVNFEAGSTIV; encoded by the coding sequence ATGAAAAAACGAATGATAGCATGGCTGCTTTGTGCCTGTATGACGTTTACGGCAGCACCGGAAATGCTGCTGGCGGATGTGGCAGGGAATGCACAGCAGACACAGGAAGAAAACAGTTTTAAAGAGAAAGGGACTGTGGAAACACAGACTGTAGAACAGGATGATGAAAAGTCAGCAGTGACAGAGAAAAAAGAAACAGACCAGGCAGATGAAGAAGATCATAATGCCGGACGTCTGGCAGAGGAAGAGTCCGGGGCGGCCGGGACGGAAATTGTCACGGAAGAGACAGAAGAGCCAGAGACGACGATCGTCACGGAAGAGACAGAAGAGCCAGAAACGAAGGTTGTTACAGAAGAAACAGAGGAGACTGAAACAAAGAATGTCACAGAAGAGCCAGAACAGGCTGAAACAGAGAACGTTACGGAAGAAACGGAGAGTACAGAGGAGATTTTAAAAAGGGCATTATCAGGTGATGAGATCAGCCGTATCGACTGGGTACAGGAACTGGTAACATTATTTGATCTTACGGTAGATGAGGATAATTATCCGGATAATTATTACAGTGACATATCAACGGATGATTCGTTTTATCGTGATGTGATGGTGGCATGCGAGTTCGGAATGATCGATCTTGAGGCAGGAGAAGAATTTCGACCGGAAGATGCAGTGACGCGTGAATTTGCAGCGCAGACCATGAATACGATGCTTGGCTTTGTGCCGGAAACAGACAGTTATACTTATCAGGATACAGCAGATGTTACATATAAGGAAGCAGCACAGATCGCAATCGACAGAGGATGGGTTACGGTTGCTGCCGGTAAATTTCTCCCGGAACAGTCACTTACCACGGAAGAGCATGATGCAATGATCGCGGATGCAAAAAAGGTTTTGGCAGATGCGCAGATAGAGACCGGAAAAGAAAATACCTGTACATTTGCGTCCGGAGTAGTTGTTGTACCAAAGGGAACAGCCGTATCTATTGATGTGGATGGAATAGTTATGATCGAAAACTGTCCGGTTACGATCAAACAGGGAACAACATTTGCCGTGTATGTTAACGATATTGTCATGGCATATAAGGCAGAAAGTGTACGGACAGACGGAACTACAACATATATTACAACCTCAGATGCGGATGATGGCGCGGTTTTAAATGTTGACCAGCAGGGCGAACTGGATGTTGATATGACGGAATTTATTCCGGCAGATGAAGAAACATATGTGGCAAATGGTGTTACAGTCACAGAAGGTATGACAAGGGGGATATCCTATAAAAACAATACCCTGCGTGCAGATAAAACGATTTCCGTCTCAGATGATGTCACAGCGACAGTAAGTGTTGTGATTTCAAACATGAAAGTAAATTACAGTCTGAATAATAATGACTATTATTTTTCAGTCAGCGGAGATATGGAATACTCCTGCAATGTAAAAGGGGATGCATTTAAAGATATTAACCACACACTGACGTTAGGGGCAGTGCCGCTCGGCGGTGTTGGTATGTTGACACTGGCAATGGAATATAATCTTTCCGGGGAAGCAACGCTTACCGTGGAAAAGGAATTTGAAGCCGGATTTGCGTATTCGGACGGATTCCGTATAGTTGGAAACAGTCATAAAAAAGGATTTTCCTTTTCAGCAGAAGCAGATTTGACCACAGGTATTGTACTCTCTGCAAAAGCAACGCTCGGAATTGTCAGCGGAGATATTTATGCAAAAACCGGTGCACGTATGAACATCAAATACGTAAGGTACAGTTCCGGAACACCGACATACTGCGCGTCACAGGCTGCATATCTGTATGCATCGGTGGGGGCAAGTGCAAAGATCGGAGTTGGTATTGCATCAAAGACCTTTAGCAAAAGTATAGAGATCTGGGGAAAGAATAACAGTCCGGTGCGCGTGTACTATCATATTGAGGACGGCGTACTTCGGACATCATGCACGCGTGGAAAAGAATTTGCCGCGCAGGGAGGCTGGACAAGTTATTGGACATCTCCAGGTTCGAGATATTTCAATCCGGCGGGCGCAGGAAGCTATTTTGATGCAGGAGCAGGTGCAGGCGGTGCAATCGTACCGATTTATACCTATACACTTGACGATGCAAACAGGGCTACGATCACAGGATATAGTGGAAATGCGACGGCACTTTATATTCCGGGGGAGATTGACGGGCATGAGGTTGTTGCAATCGGAGATAGGGCATTTGAGAACCGGACGGATTTGAGGACGGTGATGATACCGGATAGCGTGGAAAAAATAGAATTTGAAGCATTTTATAACTGCATAAATTTAAAAATTGTCGATTTGTCTTCAAACTTGACAACAATTGGTTACGACGTGTTTGGAAATTGCAAATCAATTAGTAAAATAGAGATACCTAAAAGCTTAAAGAAATTTGATGGTACGTGGGGAAGAGGCACAAATTTGTCATATGGGGCATTTGGTGGTTGTAGTAATTTAAAAACTGTTAATTTCGAAGCAGGAAGCACCATAGTATGA
- a CDS encoding leucine-rich repeat protein, whose translation MGCDGIEEIELPDTITEIGDSAFKSCKNLNKVIIPESVTKIDGDAFAECSGLVDIKMHEGINTIGSRAFYKCDRLLDIVIPDSVEKIEFEAFRGCDKLENIKLSENLTIVGYGVFGDCKSISKIEMPKSLKKFDGTWGRGTNLSYGAFGGCSNLKTVNFEAGSTIVCAALFMGCDGIEEIELPDTITEIGDSAFKSCKNLNKVIIPESVTKIDGDAFAECSGLIDIKMHEGINTIGSRAFYKCDRLLDIVIPDSVEKIEFEAFRGCDKLENIKLSENLTIVGYGVFGDCKSISKIEIPKSLKKFDGTWGSGTNLSYGAFGGCSNLKTVNFEAGSTIVCAALFMGCDGIEEIELSDTITEIGDSAFKNCKNLDRITMNNGIEILESSAFEDCFSLTTINIPNTVKAISNSTFQDCTSLTEVHLSNILKEIPASTFSGCKKLTTINFPSTLTTIGNSAFSGCESLPEAILPSGVEKIESNAFKNCKAMKKAVVPDTVSSVGSSAFYGCEALADITLGSKLKKIESQTFYGCTVLPSIVLPYNVTTIGDSAFVNCTKLTQITVPRNTTSIASNAFSYPKKMTMYGPSDCYAQTYASGKGIKYVTQDIHAISVSLDITEKTTERYDDFQLTATIAPLNFTDAVVWTSSNEEVAAVSDTGYVEICGVGTAVITVTAGNVKAACKITVPQLIDWIEFDEDEIELKAGETYQLKPYISPSDATNKKLKYTSSDTKVAEVSASGLVTAKSEGEAKIRAAATDGSDEYAVCYVTVTGKAKVTGITLDRTSAEVKRGEKLTLNATVSPSYASNKKVVWKSANTKIATVDGNGSVTAKAPGRTKITVTSSENSSYQASCTVTVPYKITYKLNKGKNNASNPSTYYGKKVTLKNPSRKGYAFAGWYTDAKFKKKITSISSSAKSDYILYAKWTKVKVAKASLTSAKNSKSKQILLKYKKVSGAKGYEISYSTDKKFKKAVTKKNTAKTSYTISKLKKGKIYYVRIRAYKMDSTGKKVYGKHSSMKKVKVSK comes from the coding sequence ATGGGATGTGATGGCATTGAAGAAATAGAACTGCCAGATACTATTACGGAAATAGGAGACAGTGCCTTTAAAAGTTGTAAAAATCTGAATAAAGTTATAATTCCTGAAAGTGTGACAAAAATAGATGGTGACGCATTTGCTGAATGCAGTGGATTAGTAGATATAAAAATGCATGAGGGTATAAATACAATAGGTTCAAGAGCATTTTATAAATGTGACAGATTATTGGATATTGTTATACCAGATAGCGTGGAAAAAATAGAATTTGAAGCATTTCGCGGATGCGACAAACTGGAAAATATAAAGTTATCAGAGAATCTTACGATTGTTGGATATGGAGTATTTGGAGATTGCAAATCAATTAGTAAAATAGAGATGCCTAAAAGCTTAAAGAAATTTGATGGTACATGGGGAAGAGGCACAAATTTGTCATATGGGGCATTTGGTGGTTGTAGTAATTTAAAAACTGTTAATTTCGAAGCAGGAAGCACCATAGTATGTGCAGCGTTGTTTATGGGATGTGATGGTATTGAAGAAATAGAACTGCCAGATACTATTACGGAAATAGGAGACAGTGCCTTTAAAAGTTGTAAAAATCTGAATAAAGTTATAATTCCTGAAAGTGTGACAAAAATAGATGGTGACGCATTTGCTGAATGCAGTGGATTAATAGATATAAAAATGCATGAGGGTATAAATACAATAGGTTCAAGAGCATTTTATAAATGTGACAGATTATTGGATATTGTTATACCAGATAGCGTGGAAAAAATAGAATTTGAAGCATTTCGCGGATGCGACAAACTGGAAAATATAAAGTTATCAGAGAATCTTACGATTGTTGGATATGGAGTATTTGGAGATTGCAAATCAATTAGTAAAATAGAGATACCTAAAAGCTTAAAGAAATTTGATGGTACATGGGGAAGTGGCACAAATTTGTCATATGGGGCATTTGGTGGTTGTAGTAATTTAAAAACTGTTAATTTCGAAGCAGGAAGTACCATAGTATGTGCAGCGTTGTTTATGGGATGTGATGGCATTGAAGAAATAGAACTGTCAGATACTATTACGGAAATAGGAGATAGTGCGTTTAAAAATTGTAAAAATCTTGATAGGATTACAATGAATAACGGGATAGAAATACTGGAAAGTTCTGCATTTGAGGATTGTTTCTCATTAACAACGATAAATATTCCGAATACTGTTAAAGCAATTAGTAATTCAACTTTTCAAGATTGCACCAGTCTGACAGAGGTGCATTTGTCAAATATCCTTAAAGAAATACCAGCAAGCACGTTTTCCGGCTGCAAAAAGTTAACCACCATCAACTTCCCATCCACCCTGACCACGATCGGGAACTCCGCGTTTTCCGGCTGTGAATCTTTGCCGGAAGCAATACTTCCATCCGGGGTGGAAAAAATAGAAAGCAACGCATTTAAAAACTGTAAAGCCATGAAAAAGGCAGTGGTACCGGATACCGTTTCGTCCGTTGGAAGTTCTGCATTTTATGGCTGTGAAGCTCTGGCCGACATTACATTAGGCAGCAAATTAAAGAAAATTGAGAGCCAGACATTCTACGGCTGCACAGTTCTGCCATCCATCGTGCTTCCTTACAATGTGACCACGATCGGTGACAGTGCCTTTGTCAACTGCACGAAGCTGACGCAGATCACAGTCCCGCGCAACACAACTTCGATCGCATCAAATGCATTTTCCTATCCAAAGAAAATGACGATGTACGGTCCGTCTGATTGCTATGCCCAGACTTATGCAAGCGGAAAAGGAATCAAGTATGTCACACAGGATATTCATGCAATCTCAGTCAGTCTGGATATTACAGAAAAAACGACGGAGCGCTATGATGATTTCCAACTGACAGCGACGATCGCACCTTTGAATTTCACAGATGCAGTGGTATGGACAAGTTCCAATGAAGAGGTTGCTGCTGTTTCGGATACCGGATATGTGGAGATCTGTGGTGTTGGAACAGCAGTCATTACGGTAACGGCTGGAAATGTAAAAGCTGCCTGTAAGATAACCGTACCGCAGCTGATAGACTGGATCGAATTTGATGAGGATGAGATTGAATTAAAAGCTGGTGAAACCTATCAGTTGAAACCATATATTTCACCTTCGGATGCAACAAATAAGAAACTCAAATATACTTCTTCTGATACGAAAGTGGCAGAGGTTTCTGCAAGCGGACTTGTCACTGCAAAATCGGAGGGTGAAGCAAAAATCCGGGCGGCGGCAACGGATGGCAGTGATGAATATGCAGTCTGCTATGTGACTGTTACCGGAAAGGCGAAAGTAACAGGAATAACTTTAGACCGGACATCAGCAGAGGTAAAAAGAGGAGAGAAGCTCACCTTAAATGCAACCGTATCACCATCTTATGCCTCCAACAAAAAGGTAGTCTGGAAATCCGCAAATACAAAGATTGCCACCGTGGATGGCAACGGCAGTGTGACAGCAAAGGCACCGGGCAGAACGAAGATCACGGTGACTTCGTCTGAAAATAGTAGTTATCAGGCATCCTGTACGGTTACAGTACCATATAAAATTACCTACAAACTGAATAAAGGTAAAAACAATGCCTCGAATCCGTCAACTTATTATGGAAAGAAAGTAACACTGAAAAACCCGTCCCGCAAAGGATACGCATTTGCAGGCTGGTATACGGATGCAAAATTTAAAAAGAAGATCACAAGTATCAGCAGCAGCGCAAAATCCGATTACATTTTGTATGCAAAGTGGACAAAAGTAAAAGTGGCGAAGGCTTCTCTTACGTCTGCGAAAAACAGCAAGAGTAAACAGATCTTACTGAAATATAAGAAAGTATCCGGCGCAAAAGGTTACGAGATTTCTTACAGTACGGATAAAAAATTCAAAAAGGCGGTCACAAAGAAAAACACGGCGAAGACATCCTATACCATAAGTAAACTGAAAAAAGGAAAGATATACTATGTGCGCATCCGGGCTTATAAAATGGATTCCACGGGCAAAAAAGTGTATGGAAAACATTCATCCATGAAAAAAGTTAAGGTCAGTAAATAG
- a CDS encoding helix-turn-helix domain-containing protein, which produces MKFQRIQDLRIDNDLTIKEISAMLGLHRDVYSRYEKGLRDFPIDILIKLADIYHCSIDYLVGRVDTK; this is translated from the coding sequence GTGAAGTTTCAAAGAATTCAGGACTTGAGAATAGACAACGATCTTACTATAAAAGAAATCTCTGCCATGCTTGGTCTGCACCGGGATGTTTATTCCCGTTATGAAAAAGGGCTTCGTGATTTTCCAATTGACATTCTCATAAAGTTAGCAGATATTTATCACTGCTCAATTGATTATCTGGTTGGACGGGTTGATACGAAGTAA
- a CDS encoding RpnC/YadD family protein yields the protein MKKSEQVSEKTPTANRQYKDTVFRMLFSEKENLLSLYNAVTGSHYQNAEALKIVTLENAIYMGMKNDLAFMLETNIYLYEHQSTINPNIPLRDLIYIGIEYQQYLNDKSLYSSKLQKIPAPKFMVFYNGTDDVEDRMELKLSSAYEHLAGEPDLELKVLMLNVNEGHNKELMEQCQTLKEYAIYVARVRKYASELNLNDAVERAITECIKEGILVEFLRKNRSEVKMVSILEYDKEWEEKKLRKAEYEAGKSDGIEIGRDKAIAEIICNMIKSGFTIEKIIEVTGKPVSEIEQYLQ from the coding sequence ATGAAGAAGAGTGAGCAGGTATCAGAAAAGACGCCGACAGCCAACCGTCAGTACAAAGACACTGTATTCCGCATGCTGTTTTCAGAGAAAGAAAATCTCTTATCCCTGTACAACGCAGTGACCGGAAGCCATTATCAGAATGCGGAAGCCCTTAAGATCGTCACGTTGGAAAACGCAATCTATATGGGAATGAAAAATGATCTGGCATTTATGTTAGAGACGAATATTTATCTCTATGAGCATCAGTCGACGATCAATCCCAATATACCATTGCGGGATCTGATCTATATTGGAATCGAGTATCAGCAGTATCTGAATGATAAGTCACTGTATTCGTCAAAGTTGCAGAAGATTCCGGCACCGAAGTTTATGGTGTTTTACAATGGAACCGATGACGTAGAAGACCGTATGGAACTGAAACTTTCATCAGCATATGAGCATCTGGCTGGAGAGCCGGATTTAGAGTTAAAAGTTCTGATGTTAAATGTGAACGAAGGACACAACAAAGAACTGATGGAGCAGTGCCAGACATTGAAGGAATATGCCATTTATGTTGCGAGAGTCCGAAAATATGCATCAGAGCTGAATCTGAATGATGCAGTTGAAAGGGCGATCACGGAATGCATCAAAGAAGGAATTTTAGTGGAATTTCTTCGGAAGAATCGTTCGGAGGTAAAGATGGTGAGTATATTAGAGTATGATAAAGAGTGGGAAGAAAAGAAACTCCGAAAGGCAGAATATGAAGCTGGTAAAAGTGATGGGATCGAGATTGGCAGAGATAAAGCTATAGCAGAAATCATCTGTAATATGATCAAGTCCGGTTTCACAATAGAGAAAATCATAGAAGTGACAGGAAAGCCAGTTTCAGAAATAGAACAATATTTACAGTGA